The Diadema setosum chromosome 1, eeDiaSeto1, whole genome shotgun sequence genome has a window encoding:
- the LOC140231192 gene encoding hepatocyte nuclear factor 3-beta-like — translation MANPAMISPKPGYPAASPVTMNTMTSMPGMGSMTSMNSYASSMSSGMPASAISSMPSMSSMSGMGMNAGMGGMGQHSMNTMGGMNTMGSINGMQSMGAMNNPAAMSMRYAQAQAANSIDRIRADKTYRRSYTHAKPPYSYISLITMAIQQSPQKMVTLSDIYQFIMDLFPFYRQNQQRWQNSIRHSLSFNDCFVKVPRTPDRPGKGSFWTLHPDAGNMFENGCYLRRQKRFKCPKKEAQRQAQKAAGDDGQPQENGDPNNTGSSTPVSHSTPTDTVASDTPLPNQNQQLEHPQQVSTPQHHHHQPATLHKMENHQLSPPHTMSSYVNPSRPIAYPAAAAASMGMSGMTGMHPASMLGQHPSFTHTHPFSINNLISPEHKLDMKAYEAMGYAPYNSMTGMQAQMAKPTVDYNSPMGPGDATYSQLTTAQANHAM, via the coding sequence ATGGCAAATCCCGCCATGATCTCGCCGAAGCCCGGCTACCCGGCGGCGTCTCCCGTCACCATGAACACGATGACGAGTATGCCGGGGATGGGGAGCATGACGTCGATGAACAGCTACGCGAGCTCGATGTCGTCCGGGATGCCGGCGAGTGCGATCTCCAGCATGCCGAGCATGTCGAGTATGTCGGGCATGGGGATGAACGCCGGAATGGGAGGCATGGGGCAGCATTCCATGAACACGATGGGAGGTATGAACACCATGGGCTCGATCAACGGCATGCAGTCCATGGGCGCCATGAACAACCCGGCGGCAATGTCGATGCGCTACGCCCAGGCCCAGGCCGCTAACTCCATCGACCGTATCCGTGCCGACAAGACTTACCGACGGTCGTACACTCACGCTAAGCCTCCCTATTCCTACATCTCTCTCATCACCATGGCCATCCAGCAGTCGCCGCAAAAGATGGTAACGCTGAGCGATATTTACCAGTTTATCATGGACTTGTTCCCTTTCTATCGGCAAAACCAGCAGCGATGGCAAAATTCGATTCGCCACAGCCTGTCGTTCAATGACTGTTTCGTCAAAGTACCGAGAACGCCGGACCGACCGGGAAAAGGTAGTTTTTGGACTCTGCATCCCGATGCCGGTAATATGTTCGAGAACGGCTGCTATCTTCGACGCCAAAAGCGATTCAAATGTCCCAAGAAAGAGGCTCAGAGGCAGGCGCAGAAGGCGGCCGGTGATGACGGGCAGCCGCAGGAGAACGGGGACCCCAACAACACCGGCTCGTCCACCCCGGTATCGCACTCGACACCGACGGACACGGTGGCGTCGGATACCCCTCTCCCCAACCAGAACCAACAACTGGAACATCCACAGCAAGTCTCGACGccacaacaccaccaccaccaacccGCCACGCTGCATAAAATGGAGAACCACCAGCTATCTCCGCCACACACAATGAGCAGCTACGTCAACCCGTCGCGACCCATCGCCTACCCGGCAGCGGCGGCGGCGTCCATGGGGATGTCGGGTATGACGGGAATGCATCCAGCCAGCATGTTGGGCCAGCATCCGTCGTTTACGCACACGCACCCATTTTCTATCAACAACCTCATCTCACCAGAACATAAACTGGACATGAAGGCCTACGAGGCCATGGGTTATGCCCCGTATAATTCGATGACCGGTATGCAGGCACAGATGGCCAAACCTACAGTGGACTACAACTCACCCATGGGCCCGGGGGATGCCACCTACTCCCAGCTGACCACCGCTCAGGCCAATCATGCTATGTGA